One segment of Amycolatopsis alba DSM 44262 DNA contains the following:
- a CDS encoding Lrp/AsnC family transcriptional regulator — MGDEPRAQMEQRTPRGLDNTDRTLIALLQVDGRASFTALAKAVGLSEGAVRQRVQRLLRDETMQIVAVTDPANVGLGRQAMVAIRVQGDPRAVSDQLSGLPDVHYVVLTAGGYDLLAEVACRDDEHLLSVLNDDIRPIPGVVSTETLVYLKLAKQTYAWGNLTR, encoded by the coding sequence ATGGGTGACGAACCACGCGCGCAGATGGAGCAGCGCACACCTAGAGGTTTGGACAATACCGATCGCACTCTGATCGCCCTGTTGCAAGTCGACGGGCGGGCCTCGTTCACGGCACTGGCCAAGGCCGTCGGACTGTCGGAGGGTGCCGTACGGCAGCGCGTCCAGCGGCTGCTGCGGGACGAGACGATGCAGATCGTCGCGGTCACGGATCCGGCGAACGTCGGGCTCGGCCGTCAGGCGATGGTCGCGATCAGAGTCCAAGGCGATCCGCGAGCTGTCTCCGACCAGCTCTCCGGATTGCCGGACGTCCATTACGTCGTGCTCACAGCGGGAGGTTACGACCTGCTCGCCGAGGTCGCCTGCCGGGACGACGAGCATCTCTTGAGTGTGCTGAACGACGACATCCGGCCCATTCCGGGTGTCGTCAGCACCGAAACACTGGTTTACCTGAAACTCGCAAAACAGACATACGCCTGGGGAAATCTGACCAGGTAG